A window of Strix aluco isolate bStrAlu1 chromosome 2, bStrAlu1.hap1, whole genome shotgun sequence contains these coding sequences:
- the LOC141920003 gene encoding olfactory receptor 52E4-like, whose translation MPRSNLTSLTPAAFILAGIPGMEKLHVWISIPFCSMYLAILLGNGVVLFVIRTERGLHQPMYLFLAMLAVADLVLSTTTVPKMLALFWFNAGEISFGACLTQMFFLHFSFSAESVILLAMALDRFVAICYPLRYAAVLTPSAVAKTGLVALLRSFCIIFPCVFLLKRLPFCGHKVIPHTYCEHMGIARLACADISVNVLYGLAVPIAAIVVDVVLIAVSYVLILLALFRLPSRTARHKAFNTCGSHVCVIFLFYVPAFFTVLTHRFGQEIPHHVHILLANLYVLFPPLLNPVVYGVRTQQIKERVVKVFICPKSRLLQEQEWGGTIRKR comes from the coding sequence ATGCCACGGTCCAACCTTACCAGCCTGACGCCGGCAGCATTCATCCTGGCTGGCATCCCAGGCATGGAGAAGTTGCACgtctggatctccatcccattcTGCTCCATGTATCTGGCGATCCTGCTGGGAAATGGTGTTGTGCTCTTTGTCATAAGGACAGAGCGTGGCCTCCACCAGCCCATGTACCTCTTCTTGGCCATGCTGGCCGTCGCCGACCTGGTGCTGTCAACCACCACTGTGCCCAAGATGCTGGCTCTGTTCTGGTTCAACGCCGGGGAGATTTCCTTCGGTGCCTGCCTGACCCAGATGTTCTTCCTGCACTTCAGCTTCTCGGCGGAGTCAGTGATCCTGCTGGCCATGGCGTTGGATCGGTTCGTCGCCATCTGCTACCCGCTGCGGTATGCGGCGGTGCTGACCCCCTCGGCCGTTGCCAAAACCGGGCTGGTGGCTTTACTGAGAAGTTTCTGCATCATTTTCCCTTGTGTGTTTCTTCTGAAGCGGCTGCCGTTCTGCGGGCACAAGGTCATCCCGCACACCTACTGCGAGCACATGGGCATCGCCCGCCTGGCCTGCGCCGACATCTCCGTCAACGTCTTGTATGGCCTCGCAGTGCCTATTGCAGCCATAGTGGTGGATGTCGTACTCATTGCTGTCTCCTATGTCCTAATTCTCCTGGCATTATTCAGACTCCCTTCCAGGACTGCCCGTCATAAGGCTTTCAACACCTGTGGCTCTCACGTCtgtgttatattccttttctatGTTCCTGCTTTTTTCACCGTTTTAACGCATCGCTTTGGTCAGGAAATCCCCCACCACGTCCACATTCTGCTGGCCAACCTCTACGTGCTCTTCCCCCCGCTGCTGAACCCCGTCGTGTACGGTGTGCGGACACAACAGATAAAAGAGAGGGTTGTGAAAGTGTTCATCTGCCCCAAGAGTCGTTTGCTGCAAGAACAGGAGTGGGGTGGCACCATCAGAAAGCGATGA